ctctctctgtctctcatgaataaataaataaaatcttaaaaaaataaaacccttgtTCTTCTGTAGCATGCAAGttagtattcattcattcatactcTGCCTTTTCCACAAAGAGTTCGAGATCTAAGCTCACAGCAGGCAGTGAATTTACATATCCCAATTCACACATAGCCATGGTTGGAATATATGCATTTATCATCCCATTTGCTGTTACTTGGTATAAGCAGGGTGTATTTTGAAGTTGGCAGAGTATTTGTAAGCCTCCAGCACAGCCATTCTAGTGAagttttcctctgttttttttctgcCGTGTATTGACTAAGTCCCTGTTCTGGGGGAACCAGTGTCACTTTAGTTTGATTGCAGCTAGTGAAAAGCCCCAGGCCCCTGGAAACAACCAGTGTTGTTAGTGTAGCTCCTAAGTTCTAATGCCAGTCATCCACTTAGTCTCTTAGCGTGGACTAAATGCTGCAGTAGGCTGCATTCTCTTTCAGCTCTGTTTGGTGGGTCAATTTGAGCTTAACTAGTGATACAGTAAGACTTTTTCTAGTctcagactttttctttcttcttgttctttgtCTTGGTGTCCCTGTATCCCCAGCAGTTGTATTTTGCTTGCTCTAAAGTTGTAGACACTGTTACCTTCTTAAATTAGCTATGTGTCATTAGACCTTTGATATGAGTAGtttggtttaattaaaaaaatttttttaattcttttcagcAGGAAATAGCCCTGTAGTAAGAGAAACAAGGATGGAAGTTGGGAAAGGATGTGATTTGAATATTTCAAGTCATTCAAAGACAGATGGTATGCCTTTGccttactttgtttttattaatatataacattgtatggttTGGTGAATATTATTTGTGTAATAAGAGGAATAATTTCACCATATTATTTATTGGCAGGATTCTTTAATGTTGCTGTTGCTAATCTATTAACTAATCTTATTTAAAGTAATTTCATAAAATTCCAAAATAGTACAATTAAGACAGGTTAGTGTATTATAGTGTATGGCATCCTTTCTTAAAACTGCTAGGTTAGCAGgcaaatactttaaaagaattaatggaATGTCAGAGAGCTTGGCCAATTTAAGTGTTTTTATGAACCAGGGCATTATTTCCCAACATTCAGGCATTTGTGTACCAACTTAATGATTTTTGTCCTATCTTTATATCACTTGTTCTatcattttttggttttcttcagatatatttatttttagcttaaattcattaaaaggaaaattggTGTGTGTCATTACTGATTATAGGATAAAACTAATACACcctttttataaatagaaaacagtCGGTAAAAAGCAACTCAGACAAAATTATTAAGTTTTGGTTGAATACTGCTAGTGGTGGTGGTTTCAGCCTgaagtttgctttttctttgttgaaaggaGAGATTAACTTGTGTTACAGAGATTATAAAAGCAAACTAGTACCAGATTGAAACTTTTTCTTTGACATAGAAtgattgaaataattaaaataggacACTTTGCTTGCCTTGTGACTCGATGTTATATGACATATAGGCCATTTAAGCCACCACATAAAGAGTGCCTCTATCCTttatttcctcacttgtaaatAAAAGGCTTGGGCACTGTACTCCCCAAGGGATATTTCAAGTACTTCATTTAGGTCATTCTATTTTGTAAAAggtgaataaatgtttaaaaattttttaaaaagcagtgccTCTTGCTTTTCCACAAGTGCAACTCTTGTTAGTGAAAGAGAACATTCATGTACTCAGTCACTCTACTTTATTCTTTGGGTTTATTCTTCAGAATACGTAGGTAGTGTCTCATAGTTGACTAGCCTGAACCATTTGttgataaattttttatataaaaatatatattagggaATGATTATCCTTTTTGCAAAACATTCTTGGTTTACTTTTAAGTAAGTTCCTGTAGTAGCTTTACCTTTGTTTGACTCATCTCATTCACTAAGGAAGACAGGGGGGCCTTTTAATCTTGGTTATCAGGACTCTCCTAAGAAAAGCAAAATACGTGAGAAATGATAAACGGTCTCTAATTCCAACGTGCATGTGTGATAAAATAGTAACCTTTCCTACTTTGTGCTTTTTAAAGGTAGATGCCAGTTTTTCTGGCTCTGGCTTTCACCCCTacctccaccccccactctgCCACCATGTCTATGGGCAGAGGATGGGAATtatgtatatatggatatatatagaGATGTGTATATATTTTCACCTATATGTTGAAGGCTAACAGTGTGCCTTACAGCTGATTATCTGATACAACTAAACTACTAGTCTCTTTCTACTTATAGAGTTGAATTTTGGTGGTTTTAAAACCCATACCAGTGTTTTACGTGAAGTAATAATCACCTATATACAACCACCAGGACCTTGGTTAGTTGCCTCTTTCTGCacctgtttcctcatcagtaaagtgGAGGTAGTAATGCCTGACTCTTTTGGCAGCATATAATAGGAGagttcatctttctttcttttttttttttttttaagattttatttatttattcacgagaggcacagagagagagagagaggcagagggagaagtaggctccatgcagggagccccacgcgggactcgatcccgggtctccaggatcacaccctggactgaaggtggcgccagactgccgagccccccccccccccccccccccagcccccggctgCCCAGAGCTCATCTTTCTAACACTATTACAGGAACATAGCAAGCACTTAGTAAATGTTAATATGGTGATGCAGATGAGAATAACTTTAGCTCAGGCTGGACCTGGATATATGAAGTATCTTTGTTTGGGATAGAGGTCCTTTTTTGTGGGGAGGGAGTATAGGAGGCACCTTGTGCTGGTTAGTCCTGAATCAGTGACAATACTGAAATTACAGTATTAATTTCAGACTGTGCTCAGTTCAATTTAAAAGTACACTATaacgggatgcctggatggctcagtggttgagcgtctgcctttggctcaggttgtgatcccaggtccagggatcgagtcccacatcgggctccctgccaggagcctgcttctccctctgcctgtgtctctgtttctctctctgtgtgtctctcatgaataaaattttaaaatctttaaaaagtacactAAAAGGTCATTTCTCTGCATTTTGCTCCACCTCTGTAGGTAACTGACATCTTACCCTCTATTAGAACTCCTTACATTTGGGTTATCTTTTCTCCAGCCTGACCACCAcacctttccctcctctccaggGTCATCACCAGTGTCATCACCAAGGAAGCCCTCACACCCAGTCATGGATTTTTTCAGTTCTAACCTCTTAGGTGACTCTTCCTCACCAGGGTCTATTTCTAGTCATGCAGACGTCCATGAGATCGTTGTGAGCgattttcttatttctgatgAAAACCTTCAGAAGATGGAAAATGTACTTGATCTTTGGAGTTCAGGACTTAAGGTATTATGCTTATTCAATTACAGTTTAATATGTAGTATAACAGTTTTGCTCTTGATCCCACTATCGTTCTTTTCTTTGAATCAAAAGATTTTGTGAAAAAAGTCTTTAGTTTCCTGAGAAGATTAGTCCGGTGTTTTAAATCTTACAATTCTCAGTCTGTAATGTCCATACAAATCATCTGGGGATCCTGTTAAGCTACAGCTTGTCCTTGTTGGTCTTGACCAGGGCCTGAGGTTATGCACTTCTAACAGGCTCTGACACTGCTAGTTCAGGACCCATACTTTGAATAGCATACTTTTCAACAGTTGCTGGAATAGTTCTGCAGGTTCCACTGAATTTCTCTCATGTTTTTAAAGACTCAGCCTATGTGTAGCAGAGACCCTTATCGAACCCTTACCATATCATGTCTCTTTTTGTCTGAAACACAGCATCCAGTTTTAGcaacatatattcattttatagctgCTTATTAAAGCAACCATAGTGTGTAACTGAGAAGTCTATAAAAACTGATTATTTTGGTGATATTATTGGCCTctaaataaaacagtattataGAAATGGCAGGGGTGTTTTGCTATTTAATATATAATGGAGAAGATGACAGTGTTTCTGAGACACAGTTTGAGAAAACTGATTTCACCTTCACAGTGAAATTACTCTAATGAGAGTTCTGTGgcatttatatttctctattatTTGAAACCATAAATTCTAGAAATAATACTTTAGTAtaatttttaccatttcttcCATTGGAACAGGTTTCATGCTTCCAGTCATGGTGTAAGTCCATTGGAGTAGCCAGTCATCTAATTTGTTCTACGTTCAGTTAATCATATTGTCACCCAGTTTCTTTGATAACATGATGATTTGGTATTTTTACTTAAGGTAGTTAGTAGGGTGAAAAGGGACCACACTTAACAGTTTGTTGTAAGGTGGCCTTTGTGATAAATAATGTGGGGGAGGAAAGTATCAATCCCCATGGTTTCCATTGTCCGCCTCTATCTAAATAACTTCCTGTCCTATGGCTGAGCCTAGGCCATAACCCttgcatttcttctttccatcttAATATGGACATTAAAgtcctgaataaataaagtatctgTTTACTGGTGGAGgagacttgaatttttttttaaaggacaaccAGGTTTCATAGAGAGTaacttaaaataggaaaaaaattcatttccctAGTATGGCAAATATGAACTGAGAAGAGCCGTGACGGTTGAACTTACAAAGGTTCTCATTAGTGGTTTTTGTAAATAGCTCTTAATGTGATTGCTtgttctgattatttttaatatttcttaatttcagtGTAATTTTAAGAAGCAATATTAAACTGCTTAATTGctggtatatttattttttagacaaaTATCATATCTGAACTAAGCAAATGGAGACTTAATTTTATTGACTGGcacagaatggaaatgaaaaaagagaaagaaaaacacgcAGCACACTTAAAACAACTGTGCAACCAGATCAACAGCTTGAAGGAGCTGCAGAAAGCCTATGAAGTCTCCATTGGGAGAAAAGATGAGGTCttcacttttatatttctttttaagtgagaTGCAGTAAAAATCTTGCTAGGTAATAAATGCCAAGTAATACTTAAATGTATTCAAGTCATACATGATACAAAGGGAAGTTTGCttcagaaactggaaaaaaaaaagtagatgcaCAGAAATAAGACATATTTGTCCTATTAAACATTCCAGGGTCATGTCATTTCATCTTTGTCATCAGCTTCAATGTGCTTGAAGTTTTAAAGGTGCATActacaggcacctgggtggcccagttggttaagcatcttccctcagctcaggtcatgatcctggggtcctgggatgttctctctcttgctcactttctctcaaataaataagtaaaatattttttaaaaattaaaaaataaaaataaaagtgcatgCTAAATGTCAGAACACTTAATTTTTCCTTCCGTCTTTTTTCCTGAACTGCTCTTAAGAGAACATCATGGAACCAGCATTACCCACATTTTAAACCGTGTTTTTAGGGGCCATTTTAAGTATCTCATATTTTATCTGTGATATGTCTTTATTCATTGAtgaagtctttttaattttattatagacACAGAgcatttgttttttgagagagagagagagagagcatgcacacaggtgaaggggaggaggggcagagagagagggagagagaatctcaagcaggctccatgcccagtgaggagcccaactctgggcttgatgtcaccactctgagatcatgacttgagctgaaatcaagagtcaagacgcttaacagactgagccacccaggagccccacacagagaatactttttatttcattttctgttagCCTCTTAAGAATGAGAGGGTAAGGTTCAGATCTGTGCTAATTTTGTGCCTCCCAACAGCACCTTCAAGAAAGCAGAATGGGCAATATATCCACTGCTTCCGCTTCCTACCCTAACCCCACCCCGGAGGATGGTACCTTTCAGAGGTAACACCTCTGCTACTTGTCTGCTGATGTAGCATTCACTGTTTTAATGAactaaataaagataatatatcttttaaaatatgtatttattgaagtgctgggtggctcagtcggttgaatgtctgcctttagctcaggtcatgatcccagggtcctaggaataagccctgcatcaggcttcttgcttagtggggagtccatttctccctctgcctctgaggcATTTCTTTTAATGTTCAGGGTATCCtataaaatcaaacattttatatagttctcttttttgaagCAGTAGATACTAAATGTCAGTCATTTTCTCTGTTCCCCTCAAAATTCTgttgtaagattttaaaatattttaaatgtatgttttttaatttcaaagtatcACACACAAGAGTATACATGTGtccaatttttgaaaatagataAGATGAACAGCTGTGTGCCACCATAGAGCTCgagaaatagaatattactaATGTCTTAGAATGTGTGCCCTTTTCCACTTTTGacaataatttaaagaaaagccagaatagggacgcctgggtggctcagcagttgggtgtctgcctttgggtgtggtcccagggttccaggatcaagttccacattgggctccctgcagggagcctgcttctctctctgcctgtgtctcttatgaataaataaatttaaaaatcttaaaaaaaaataaagtaaatatgcCCAATTTACTAAATTTTGCTTTAAGGTGgccaatttaaaatatatatttcagttatTCAGTTCTTTTTAAGGGAAGATACCATCTTAGGATTTAAACAcctttgtaggtttttttttttttaaagaacaagaaGACCTGAGAAAGAACATTATAGGATAACTATTGTTTGCTTTAATGAATTTGTTGAATCCAGAAAATCCTTAAACAGTTATTGAACAACTTCTAATCCAAGGTACCAAAGGTATTTAGAGACCAGAAAGATGTTTAAAACCTGGTCCTACCCTCAAGTCTAGTGAACAAAGACTTTCTGTATACGTAGCAAAATATTCAAATGTGTAGTTATCTTTCTTGAATTAAATGTCAATGACcatattaattttcatatatgTGAACTTTTTGAGGATTACCATGATACACATAATGAAGATTTCTCTTACTGTTCTCTTTTGTTCCCCTTCATTCATTGATACATAGTACATTCATGTGGTCaagttttttggtctttttacaGATAATAATGAGGTTAACTGGATGAATAGACTAGTGACATATAGGAATTCTCTAGGGCATTTTTTTGATATATAAGCAAGTTACTTTACCAATTACTGTTATTATAACATCGCAATAATTGGGTTAATTGCTGTTTTCAGGTGATTTCTAGCTTGTCGCATGCCATAGGCAAACAAAAGGAAAGGATAGAGTTGATGAGAACATTCTTCCACTGGCGAATTGGCCATGTTAAATCCAGACAGGATgtaagtataaaaacaaaatgataactGATAGATATTAGACTTCTGAACTCAAAACAGTTGAGGATCACATTTTAGCGCTCTCATTAAAGTCAAAGGGAGATTTGTTTTctaataaatcaaaatgaatttataatttaatattgcTCTTATTTCAAGGGAATTTGATTTTGGTatagttttgggggaaaaaaccctcATATTTTATAGACTGATTTATATGGTTTCCTTCTTAATAAAGTTAGTAAGGATCATACCTGACTTACAGATACCCTCATCATGGAACCCCTTCAACAAATTTAATGTCAGATGTGgagaaagaatttataatcttTAACATATATACTTCTTATTTGTTGCTATTTCAGAAATGCCTGAATATATCCTTTTCATAAAGAGGAAGTACTATATTGATATATTATACAATTGTGTAAATGTCTATTGTAGACTTGCCTCAGAGAACCAAAAAAGCCATATCtgtatagctttttaaaaattatctttagttTGTTTATAATTTACACTTGAAcatcttattttaattaaatcagaGCTAAATCAGTGTAGCAGAGCAAATATGAACTAAGAAGAATAAATTACTGTATCAGAAGTGGAAAAGTGAGAATCCATGTATATCCAACAAGAATACAAAGTATGGAGACTCAAGAGTGTACAgaatggatgtgtgtgtgtgttttatttgatGCTCATGTGAGCCATGGAGTGAGCTCTGTGAGTTTACTTCTAAGAGATTAATACTTAAGGAAAAGGCTACTACTATCATGGAATAGGATTTCTCTTTGAAGGATACTTTctagtgctttctttcttttttttttttattaatcccAGTAGATTAATTTATGCTAACATATTGAAAAGAATTACTTAAATGAGCATGCcatattttgaaagttatttacCAAGTGAAATAATGAGAATatattatgtttaaatattaGTTGAAATAGTTGCAGCTGCCATCAGTTTTTtgaatagctttttaaatttaagaaaattgaaattgGAACTACTTTTTCCAAAGACTTTAAGTTCATTGATAAAAGAAGGCTGGCATAGGTTTCTATTTGGATCTATTTGGTGCTATATATGATGGCAAAGTATGTAAATTAAATTAGCCTTTCTTCTAGTGGTGGCCACCTGAAGCCACAGCCACCACCGTCTCTGCCTTGCAGCCATTCTCTGTTGTTCGCCTAGACCTGCCTTCAAGTAAAAGTTGCTATACATTCCTACCTCCAGTGGGCAAGTTACTagttttccttcatttgtttttgttttgtttttttttactcctaACTTGATTGGTGGCATATAGGATGATATAAGGATGAGAGCTTGGGTTCTGAAGTGAGACAAGGCTGGCTTTTCCATTTCTACTTGTGTGACCTGGGcaggttatttaacctctctaagcctgtCCTCCTGTCTGCAGATGAGAATAATGTGATTACACAGGATTAGATGATAACATATGTACACTGCTTAGCACAGTGTTACATTATGGTTTTTAACGTCACTGCCAATATATTTACCAGACCACTGTGTTTTTGAGGTTGCGTATTACTTTCATTTAGGTCTACGAAGGTAAACTGGCTGACCAGTACTTCCAGAGAACTTTACTGAAGAAAGTCTGGAAGGGCTGGCGATCCATAGTACAGAAGCAGTGGAAAGATGTGGTGGAAAGAGCTTGTCAGGCAAGAGCGGAAGAAGTTTGTGTCCAGCTTTCCAATGATTATGAAACCAGAGTTGCTGTGGTAAACTTTTTCTCAtactttcactttcttttaataaaaattaaaaagataaaaacccgTTAGTTTATGGTTCAGCAGAGTAACCCATTTCTCCAGTTCCATTTAATGCCCTACAGATTCAAACAAGACTTCCTGGCAAAGAACGCTAGTAAGTTGGACCCACAGACATAATTCTCTGAACTCCATACTTCTGTTGGATCTCTAGCATATCCATTTCCCTTGGAAATGTAAATCACCTATAGAATCCTATGTTTCTAAGAAAGCATGCTTTCCTTTGCTGCTTCATTTGGCTTTTATTGAGCTGTAAGTAAAGacccaaaacaaaaatgtatatccTTATGTTAATTTAAGTAAATTATGTTCTGATAAGGTTGATATAAAGCAGttgcatataaattaaaattattttcccattgACTTTTATTAATAAACATTGTTTCCAAGGGAAAATACTTGAgacccaaaatgaaataaaaaccatagTGAAGAATGCAGTAGGTCTCTGGAagtcaaatattaaaagaaaaacctttttcCATTATAGAACTAAGTTCTTAACGCTAAAAATAAGATTTACTGTACAAATTTTTGCAATTCAAAATGACCTGCAAAAGAAATGCAGTCTCTTCTAATTTGGTCTATGGGAAAGAGTGTTGTGCTTGATGTCCCTCTGCACTTTGAATTCTATGgataacagttttttaaaaaaggaagaaaaattctgTTAATAGTGCacttaggtattttttttctgaagagatGAGATCGGTATTTTAATATTCTCTATGAAAGTtttatgttgggatccctgggtggcacagcggtttagcgcctgcctttggcccagggagcgatcccggagacccgggatcgaatcccaagtcgggctcccggtgcatggagcctgcttctccctctgcctgtgtctctgcctctctctctctctctctctctctctctctctctgtgtgactatcataataaataaaaattttttaaaaaaggttttattttaagaaatgacatGTCTGTTTGTATAATTAAAACACATCAGCAACCTTTGGTGGGACTGGTATGAAATTCCCCTTGTTTGAACCTTGATTTTATGGTTAGGAATGAAAACGGTTTGTTGATGGAGACAGTAGAAATAAgatgcatcttttaaaataaactgagatACAGAGCAGAAGAGGTAAAGTGTTTTTAGTATGTCACATAAAAATAACTTCACAGCTTGACAAGATGGCcacaccagcagcaccagcaaaTACTCCTGCCACCACTCCAGCTGCAGCCCTGGCCTCAGCTCCCACTCTGGCGCTGGTTCCAACTCCAATGCTGCCTCCAGCCTCATCTGTAGACCCCATGGCAAAGCTGCTAGGACCGTGACTCTGGTCTAGgccccactcctgctctcccaGGCATCCTTGCCCCTTGCCTATCCCTTCCCCCTGCAGCTGTGTGGTCTGGCTGCACTTGGGCCATTTTGGCCTCCATCATGGACAGCCACCATGCAACGAGGGTGCTGCCCGTTATTAGGACCCTGCTGAGAACCGCTGACAAGCATTCAGTGGAAATCACTAACAGCTGCTTTTCAGTGCCTCACAAGGAGTCAAAAGATGAGGTATCTGTTGACATTAAATTCGCTGAGAGTATGTATGAATTAAACAAAGTCTCTCCAGAAGAGCTCATCCTGTGCTGGTACCCGACAGGCCATGACATTATAGAGTACCCTGTGCTGATCCAGGGGTACTACGGCAGGAAAGTCCCTGTCCCTATTCACCACACTGTGGACAGGAGCCTCCAGAACGGCCACATGAGCACCAAAGCCTACGTCAGCACTTTAATTGGTGTCCCTGGGAGTACCATGGGGGTGATGTTCACACCTTGACAGTGGAATATGCATATTATGACACTGAACACATTGGAGTTgacctgatcctgaagacctgttTTAGCCCCAACCAAGTGTACAGACTGTCAATCAATTTGCAGCAGGTAGGACGGGCATCAGTTCACATCTAGGATGTCCTAAGCACAGCGTTGCAGTATACAGAGGATGTGCTGTTGGGAAAGGCATCCACTGACAATATCTCCTGCTGCTTGATGAGTCTGGTTAACCAAGTACACAAGATAATCCCCAGTGATGTTGAGACCATGCTCAATAGCTACTTGGCCAATCACATAGTCACAGATTGCCCTCACTGAGAAACTAAACTTGTGAATGGGCTCCAAGCAGCATGCCTGTTAGTCGGGGCCATCCTAGGACTCAGAATGGAGTGAAGTAGAATGCTTTCATTGTGTTTGGAGTCATTTTGAGTCAGTTAACTGCTTGTGACTCTAAATAAAAACACAGCctgccttttattaaaaaaaataataacatcacagagtaagtctatttttttaataattaacatCCTTCCTTGTGTcccatatctttttaaaaattctccttatTTAGTTATCTGGAGCTTTGGAAAATGCAAAAGCTGAGATCCAAAGAATGCAGCATGAAAAAGAGCATTTTGAAGATTCCATGAAGAAAGCCTTCATGAGGGGAGTTTGTGCATTAAATCTCGAAGCCATGACTATATTTCAAAACAGAGGTGATACAggttagtattttatttaaggtTCTCTGCCTACTTTCAAAAAGGATTTAAGGAGATTTCAGTGATTATTATGGTCTGTGGTACTAATTTTCTGCAGTGACTGTGTCTTATCCGGGTACAGTTCTTACTTGATGGTGTCATCTCCAATTCAATTCTGCCATGAAAAGTCACTCCATTTTGGTTACTTATGGTATCTTAGATTTGATCAAGTAAACTCTCAAGTGTTTAGGCTCAATGTTAAAATGATGTTTTGAA
This sequence is a window from Canis aureus isolate CA01 chromosome 2, VMU_Caureus_v.1.0, whole genome shotgun sequence. Protein-coding genes within it:
- the POC5 gene encoding centrosomal protein POC5 isoform X4, yielding MEEYEELLRYAIVTPNVESDASQPCHSKGEVVPDVRVPTVIDDILHNQAGNSPVVRETRMEVGKGCDLNISSHSKTDGSSPVSSPRKPSHPVMDFFSSNLLGDSSSPGSISSHADVHEIVVSDFLISDENLQKMENVLDLWSSGLKTNIISELSKWRLNFIDWHRMEMKKEKEKHAAHLKQLCNQINSLKELQKAYEVSIGRKDEVISSLSHAIGKQKERIELMRTFFHWRIGHVKSRQDVYEGKLADQYFQRTLLKKVWKGWRSIVQKQWKDVVERACQARAEEVCVQLSNDYETRVAVLSGALENAKAEIQRMQHEKEHFEDSMKKAFMRGVCALNLEAMTIFQNRGDTGIDFTNNKKEEYGPGIQGKEHSAHLDPLAPPMPSVVAQPPSPPPAAMGAASAAAFPSAASISSAGPASASSTHPPVSAALGAGPTATAAPEEMYVPRVVTSAQQKAGRTITARITGRCDFASKNRISSGLAIMGVSPPMSSVVVEKHHPVTVQTIPQAAAAKYPRTIHPESSTSASRSLGTRSTHTQSLTSIHSIKVVD
- the POC5 gene encoding centrosomal protein POC5 isoform X1 produces the protein MSSDEEKCSLPVMQKDSDQHSSVSSDLQEEYEELLRYAIVTPNVESDASQPCHSKGEVVPDVRVPTVIDDILHNQAGNSPVVRETRMEVGKGCDLNISSHSKTDGSSPVSSPRKPSHPVMDFFSSNLLGDSSSPGSISSHADVHEIVVSDFLISDENLQKMENVLDLWSSGLKTNIISELSKWRLNFIDWHRMEMKKEKEKHAAHLKQLCNQINSLKELQKAYEVSIGRKDEVISSLSHAIGKQKERIELMRTFFHWRIGHVKSRQDVYEGKLADQYFQRTLLKKVWKGWRSIVQKQWKDVVERACQARAEEVCVQLSNDYETRVAVLSGALENAKAEIQRMQHEKEHFEDSMKKAFMRGVCALNLEAMTIFQNRGDTGIDFTNNKKEEYGPGIQGKEHSAHLDPLAPPMPSVVAQPPSPPPAAMGAASAAAFPSAASISSAGPASASSTHPPVSAALGAGPTATAAPEEMYVPRVVTSAQQKAGRTITARITGRCDFASKNRISSGLAIMGVSPPMSSVVVEKHHPVTVQTIPQAAAAKYPRTIHPESSTSASRSLGTRSTHTQSLTSIHSIKVVD
- the POC5 gene encoding centrosomal protein POC5 isoform X3; translated protein: MSSDEEKCSLPVMQKDSDQHSSVSSDLQEEYEELLRYAIVTPNVESDASQPCHSKGEVVPDVRVPTVIDDILHNQAGNSPVVRETRMEVGKGCDLNISSHSKTDGSSPVSSPRKPSHPVMDFFSSNLLGDSSSPGSISSHADVHEIVVSDFLISDENLQKMENVLDLWSSGLKTNIISELSKWRLNFIDWHRMEMKKEKEKHAAHLKQLCNQINSLKELQKAYEVSIGRKDEVISSLSHAIGKQKERIELMRTFFHWRIGHVKSRQDVYEGKLADQYFQRTLLKKVWKGWRSIVQKQWKDVVERACQARAEEVCVQLSNDYETRVAVLSGALENAKAEIQRMQHEKEHFEDSMKKAFMRGVCALNLEAMTIFQNRGDTGIDFTNNKKEEYGPGIQGKEHSAHLDPLAPPMPSVVAQPPSPPPAAMGAASAAAFPSAASISSAGPASASSTHPPVSAALGAGPTATAAPEEMYVPRVVTSAQQKAGRTITARITGRCDFASKNRISSGLAIMGVSPPMSSVVVEKHHPVTVYFKEDSSKWKTLQGMCLHHSVPWPADWIMSSTAAYWKL
- the POC5 gene encoding centrosomal protein POC5 isoform X8, coding for MSSDEEKCSLPVMQKDSDQHSSVSSDLQEEYEELLRYAIVTPNVESDASQPCHSKGEVVPDVRVPTVIDDILHNQAGNSPVVRETRMEVGKGCDLNISSHSKTDGSSPVSSPRKPSHPVMDFFSSNLLGDSSSPGSISSHADVHEIVVSDFLISDENLQKMENVLDLWSSGLKTNIISELSKWRLNFIDWHRMEMKKEKEKHAAHLKQLCNQINSLKELQKAYEVSIGRKDEVISSLSHAIGKQKERIELMRTFFHWRIGHVKSRQDVYEGKLADQYFQRTLLKKVWKGWRSIVQKQWKDVVERACQARAEEVCVQLSNDYETRVAVLSGALENAKAEIQRMQHEKEHFEDSMKKAFMRGVCALNLEAMTIFQNRGDTGIDFTNNKKEEYGPGIQGKEHSAHLDPLAPPMPSVVAQPPSPPPAAMGAASAAAFPSAASISSAGPASASSTHPPVSAALGAGPTATAAPEEMYVPRVVTSAQQKAGRTITARITGRCDFASKNRISSGLAIMGVSPPMSSVVVEKHHPVTVMVAR
- the POC5 gene encoding centrosomal protein POC5 isoform X9, with translation MSSDEEKCSLPVMQKDSDQHSSVSSDLQEEYEELLRYAIVTPNVESDASQPCHSKGEVVPDVRVPTVIDDILHNQAGNSPVVRETRMEVGKGCDLNISSHSKTDGSSPVSSPRKPSHPVMDFFSSNLLGDSSSPGSISSHADVHEIVVSDFLISDENLQKMENVLDLWSSGLKTNIISELSKWRLNFIDWHRMEMKKEKEKHAAHLKQLCNQINSLKELQKAYEVSIGRKDEVISSLSHAIGKQKERIELMRTFFHWRIGHVKSRQDVYEGKLADQYFQRTLLKKVWKGWRSIVQKQWKDVVERACQARAEEVCVQLSNDYETRVAVLSGALENAKAEIQRMQHEKEHFEDSMKKAFMRGVCALNLEAMTIFQNRGDTGIDFTNNKKEEYGPGIQGKEHSAHLDPLAPPMPSVVAQPPSPPPAAMGAASAAAFPSAASISSAGPASASSTHPPVSAALGAGPTATAAPEEMVPLPRATLCSERRH
- the POC5 gene encoding centrosomal protein POC5 isoform X2 — protein: MSSDEEKCSLPVMQKDSDQHSSVSSDLQEEYEELLRYAIVTPNVESDASQPCHSKGEVVPDVRVPTVIDDILHNQGNSPVVRETRMEVGKGCDLNISSHSKTDGSSPVSSPRKPSHPVMDFFSSNLLGDSSSPGSISSHADVHEIVVSDFLISDENLQKMENVLDLWSSGLKTNIISELSKWRLNFIDWHRMEMKKEKEKHAAHLKQLCNQINSLKELQKAYEVSIGRKDEVISSLSHAIGKQKERIELMRTFFHWRIGHVKSRQDVYEGKLADQYFQRTLLKKVWKGWRSIVQKQWKDVVERACQARAEEVCVQLSNDYETRVAVLSGALENAKAEIQRMQHEKEHFEDSMKKAFMRGVCALNLEAMTIFQNRGDTGIDFTNNKKEEYGPGIQGKEHSAHLDPLAPPMPSVVAQPPSPPPAAMGAASAAAFPSAASISSAGPASASSTHPPVSAALGAGPTATAAPEEMYVPRVVTSAQQKAGRTITARITGRCDFASKNRISSGLAIMGVSPPMSSVVVEKHHPVTVQTIPQAAAAKYPRTIHPESSTSASRSLGTRSTHTQSLTSIHSIKVVD